TGATGACGTTGAATCGCTGAATTGTGTGCACTTGAGTGAGCGAATAAGAGTGAGACGTGCGTAGgtaagaagcagcagcagagagTTGGAAAATCCAGGGAAATGGGGGGTAGTGGGGGTTAAATCCGAGGAAAACTGCAGCGATGAAATCATTTGTAACCTGGCAcgtgaaaatgaaatttttgaGCGAGCATCAGCTTGAAATTCGATTGGCCATTGTGGCGAAATGCGTTTTATACTCTCGTCTTTACATTCCTATTATTTGCTCCTGCATTAATTCTTAATGTTGTactattaaaaaatatttgtgaaCAGTAGTAACGACTAACAGATACCCAACTAGTTGAAAAGATATGAAGTGAAATAGAATAACTTTTTGGGttaaaaaacaaaccgaaGTATCTATAATTATGCTTTTCATTACGCAGACATCAAGATATGTATTATGAAAAATGACTTTTAAGATATATGTagtattcaaaattgtattgtatatatatgtatatagatagTTATATACCCTTGGCAAGCATTTAGTTAAGCTTCCAAGTGACTGTGCAGTTCGCAGTTCTTAAATGAAAACACCAACCAGAAAGTGGGTTGCTATTTGCAGTAGTAGCCCCACTAAATTTAGCCACAATCTCTTACAGAAACCTGCTCTTAAGGCCATTACTTCCATTGCATTTGCTGCTTTTGGCAACGCAAATTGTTCgcaagccaaaaaaaaaagaagaaaataaaagaatgGAAAGGGGGAAAACGTGAAACGGGGAAAGCGAAGTGCAATCATGTCGGATCAAATGAACTGAACTTAACCAAGTCGAAATGGGTGCATTGCATTGGCCCAATTCCGATGGGATTACCTTCGGCCAGGCGAAGGAATCCCCAAGACTGCCGAAGCGTTAAATGCAGAATAAGTGCATCCAAAGAATGGGAAATTCATGTAAAGTGAAATTAACAAGTTTTCCGGGACACATCCTTGACTCTATAggatatattatatatgtatattcaaacaaataaaaaagcatTCGTTTTCAATATGattcttaattttatttaaaaatttaataatatgcTTAGACTAGATACTAGATATAGTcaacaagaaaaaaaagtgGTATGGCTAATGCTGGACTAGTCAGGGATCCGTTCCTACAGGACATGTAACTAAACTACGATATCACTGCTCCATTTCCAGGCCGAAGGTGGCCCGCATCCGCTCGAGGGTGGCGGCGGGGAATCCCCGCTCGAGCAGCTGCCTCTCCGCCTGGGCAATCACATCCCGCATCGTGTCCAACATGACGGCGCTCTTCTTCAGCTGCCCGCTGACGAATTTGTGCCGGAAGCGCAGCTTGGCCTTCTTGATCTTGTTGTTGTAGCGGGATTTGCGGCACGACTCGGCTCTCTGGCGCTGGGCATCCTTGACATCCGAACCAGAACCGGAACCTGATCCGGAACCCGATCCGCGGCAATCCATGGCCAGCTCCGTTTTCAGCGGCGGCGGTGCACGGCGCTCCACAACAATGGGATTCTCGAGGAGCATCTGGTCCACGTAGCGTTGCTCCTCGTCGGCGTAGTGCATCTTAAGATGATGCAGCTGCTGGGACACCAGCTCTTCGATCTGCTCCGGCTTCGATGATGTTGACGATGCTGTTGATAGTGCAGGTGAGCTGCTTCCGTGATACGGTGCGTATACGTGACCCATGGCCGCGTAGCTCAGGGTGGGCAAATAAAGATGACTCCGTTCCATGGCGATTTATTCGGTGTGTGACGTGGTCTGGTGACTGCTCTCGTCGAGATTTCGTGTGCTAATGCTGCCATAGGCGACATGTCAGCCCCGTTTTATACCATTTCCGCAGGTAGCTTGCCATTGGACGCTGGATGGGTTATTCGCGGGTTCTACTACCTTCATGAATGGCGGTCACTGGGATTTATGATCTTGTTTTCGTCAATCTCGCCGCCTGGCTGGACACCGCCTACCTGCATCCGGATTGGCCGACGAATCGCAGATATGTAAACAAAGGGATTAGGGTAGCAGACGTACTAAGTCTACCTGATAATTGGTcgaatttaaaaacaaaaggatCAGGTGCTAACCAATATATGTGGGTTTATTCTGTGGCtacctacatacatatatcggTATGCAAATACACCCCATAATATAAAAGATATTTCAAAGCCAAGAGATACGATTCATACGATTTAACTGATAAGGGCGTCATTAAGTCCACAATAATCCCAAGGTCAAGCTGGGCTGCTCGTTTGCCGATTCGCGCCTTATCTAGCCGAAATGAGTCAACAAATGTTGGGCATGGTGGAAAATCAACCTGCTTGGGCAAACACGAGTATGTCAAGCGGGGGGATCAGGCGGCGTTATGCGATAAGAGGCACCAATATCGATTGCCATTGCTACCTGCTAAAGTTGCTATTTGTCCACGCCGGATCAACCCATCTGGAAGTGGGTTTCCCGCATCAGGTAGCCATTTCAAGGAGCCACTTTCGACGTGGTGGCAAACAAGTTGCGGCTTGTTGTAGTGGGATTAACCCGTGGAACCCACCGCATTTAGtctattaattaatttaacagCCCTCGAAATGAGGAGGGGTTCAGCGACCTGCAGAGCAGGCCTCAAAGGGTTAAACCAGAAATCTCTTTGGCTGAGAATAATATCCCATCCCAATAACCCATCCATAAATAGTTGCTATCTCTAGCTGATGTAATGTAATATTTGATATGTATTAAACTAGCCAATAAGCAAGCAACTTATGCTAATTAAATAATCAGTTAATTGTTGAACAAAGGGCAGTACAAAAATACCCAAAATATAGTTTCCACTTGCTCCACTTTCATGGATTTCAATTTACAACGCCGCACATGTGTGCCCACTCGAATTACATAACTGGCATAAATAACTCCGCTGGGTAATTGGCAAAACAATTGAGTATTTTTAGTGACCGAAAGCAGTTTTAATTCGAAATCCCCCATTTTAGCCAGATGGGGGCAAGCTGTCAGCGGCAGACGGGCAataatttttccatttttcgcattttccattttccattgcGGCATTAAACATTTGCCATGTGAACAATAAAATCGACAGCGCCGCGTTTGGTTGGCAAATGAGAAAATATGCAGACAAGTATAATTAAAAAACCATTTATAATCATTTTCGACCAAATCCCAATTGGCCACCCAAACGAAAGCAAAGCCAAGCTCCGCAGGAGCACTTGAAGCCTGACAGTTTTCCAGCTCCGGAATCAGTTGGGAATGCCGATGCACGGAATACTCTAGCTGAATTGAATGACTCAAGGAAATATATACGCTTGTTTCTATATACTACAACATATCTAAGAAACTGCCTTTAGTTGAACTAACTAGGGCTTTCATTTTCGgacattaaaaatgcattataCCCGTAGAGAGAGTACTGAAAATCGAGGAGCAAGGCGACAATAAATAGACGCACATGAAGGAGTCTCCGCCACATCCCCGAAAGCGACATTGAGTTTGAATTATGTCAGCGCAGCAATAAATTGTCCAaggcattaaattaaaatatatgtatgtatagtaGATATCGTTTAAAGGAAAGCTGTGAAATCATTAGAAGGACGTACTTAAATTGCTTATTTCACTGCAGAAATTGTCACAATTCACATATTGTGATGGCTACAATATAACAAATGAATATGTTTGAACTAATATTCAAAACTTCGCTGGCTTTAAATGTAAATACACCGACATATGTaggaaattcaatttattaaatgcatttaatgtTCTTAAACTAAAATCgttatttatttcattaaacTACAATTAGTTTCTCATAATTTCTACTTTTTCTATGCATTCTAATACAAAAAATTTCTGCTTGCATGGTATTGCGGATATCTTTCATTTCtacattttgttaacaaatcGGTACGCATTTTCTAACGTTGCCTTGTCGTTTACATAATCGTTTTATTGCAGCATCTTTTCAGATGTTTAGCATGCAATTAAACATATTTGTGGCTtgtatttaaatgtatttacatACTATGAAGAAACCAGGCGAAATCTAAAATGGAACCTACTGAACTATGTATTATAAGAATTATTTGTGTCAAATAAAGATGCCAATGATGCGTCCACATGGAATCTAACCGGAGCAGCCGCGACAACCGCAGTGGACACACTCGACGATGCGACCCTCCTCCAGTTTGCATTTGGGCACCCGGCATATGCAGTTCGTGCCGAAATTGGTGTCCCTCGTTTGAATGCAACGCAGACAGCAGAGGTTCTCGTATCCGGACTTCTTCCACTTGGCAATCAGATTGCCATCGGCGATCTTCTCCTTCAGACAGTAGTCGTACAATTCCCGGCTGATGGCTTTCCGACGATAGAATAGATCGTAGATGTAGCGTGTCTTCTGGTGGTGGATCTTAAAGATGGGCCAAAGGGATTCCGTGATGCGTTTGCCCTCGTGCGGTTCCGTTTCGGCTGTTTAAGAAGGATAATAGTATACGTATAGGATTATAGCAGTTTTCATTTTCGGAGAAGCCGCCGCCACGCTTGTCTTACCTTCGCGCATTTTTTGCTCCAGTTCTTCGAGAGTTGGTTCGATCAGCTCCCAACCGTCCGGCGGTGGTTTGCGACTGCGTCGAACCTTGGGCATCTTAAATGTTCAATTTAATAACTGTAGAActgtttaatttctttaaaaaatgCTTGATTTcgcttgaaaaaaaaatgaacatttaaCAAACAGCTGGCTACTAGCGATGACACTTTTCCACAGCATCAAACGGTTATCGAGCACTCACTATCGATAGTCCGTGTCTAAGCCGATTGGCGATAGCACttcattgtttttgttgttttccttttgggagacgcgtgtgtgtgttttgcgtgtgataatttatttattttcccgTTCCGTTTGTTTATGCACAGTAATTTAAGTTCAGTTTTTAACACAAGCGCAGGAGTAAGTaaaaattaccaaaaaaaataacaacaacaaagcgaGTAATAATTTGTCGAAGTGAGTGCGCAAAAGTGCTGTGATTGTGTGCgcgcgtgtgtgagtgtaacACTTAAAAAATGGTCTAAAAAAGCTAGAGattcattcataaaaaaagcaacaacaaaggggGTCGCCAAAAGAAGTGGAGCGCATAAAGATGTGCTGACGAGAGGGGGAGACATGCAGAGAAGAAGGATCAGTGACAACAGCAATAACATCAATAACAGTTTGGCCTTCTCCTATTGCTAGCGCCCTCTCGCTCCCACACGTACACCCGTGCAATCAGCGCCCACATAACGGACCTACGTTTTGGTGttacttttcatttttgtgctacttgttgttgattttttttttgcgtgtGTGTTTATGTGCAATTCTCGCCCAAATTCTTTGTATTATTTAGTGCTTGGCACAACAAATAACCAAATAAACTGAACTATTAAACAACCCAcacaattgcaattgcataTCCACCCCCCAATTCGCACTGAACGCgctcgtgtgtgtgtttgtgtgtaaTGAGCGCAACAAAtcagttttgttttgttttctcgTATTACAAATTCCCCGTTTTTTGTGCGCTATAaaagtatgtacatatgtgcaaTGAAACAACAGTCACCGCCAATATACAATATTCCCACGTATGACCCATTGTTTATCTTAAGAAAAGCCAAAGACTTTCACACACTTATCGATAAGATAAAATTTAAGCCAAATACAAAGGCTAGTAGATAGTTCTTTCTCACTCGCCGTATGCGACAGTTGCGGCCAACATAATATAGCCAGCTAGCTATTATTAAGCGGACCTACTATTTTCGTCACAGGCAACTTCATACTATCAAATAAGTATGCTTAAAAAAAATTAGCTTTTACAATGTGAATCACATATCAGATATGcgtataaacaaataaaatagttGTCGTACAAGTCATTTTCTGAAGTTCTCGCTGTTTTACATACTGATATTTGCTTACGTTTAACGGTGAGTCAATGCCAAGCTGCTATTACAGTGCCCACCGCTGTAACCTGCATAACAACAGCCGTTAATTGAGGCGCAAATATTTGTAGTTGTCTCCCCCTCTTTCTGGTGCTTCGTCCGCGGAGGGGTGGAGTGGTTGGTGGTGCGCCGAGTGACAGGGCATTGGCTTTCGTAATTGACGTCTGCCCTTGACCAAGGCCTAAAAACAACAGCGAAATCGGCGGCACTGGAATGGAAACCGCGATCACAAGCTGAGCCATTGTTCGTGCAAGACTTAAGCCATTTCAAACGGCTGAAAACCAATATCTaactatatttttaaagtcTTTGCAATGCTTCTTGCCACAGAGAAACAGTGCGGGGCGTTTGAATAGCACCACTATGtagcaaaatataaaatatacgAAAATACAGCCCATATTAATGTAGAGTTTGATATGAAACTAGACTGAATCaagatttaatttattttattttataatataatatagtaatatattataaaaagaaGCTCTTCTAGTCTTAGTACTGTTATATTTCTGATAATATGAGATTTTTTACGCAGTTTCCACGCACCCAATCATATTTTTCTGCTCCGACTATAATTCG
The Drosophila mauritiana strain mau12 chromosome X, ASM438214v1, whole genome shotgun sequence DNA segment above includes these coding regions:
- the LOC117147472 gene encoding protein sisterless A translates to MERSHLYLPTLSYAAMGHVYAPYHGSSSPALSTASSTSSKPEQIEELVSQQLHHLKMHYADEEQRYVDQMLLENPIVVERRAPPPLKTELAMDCRGSGSGSGSGSGSDVKDAQRQRAESCRKSRYNNKIKKAKLRFRHKFVSGQLKKSAVMLDTMRDVIAQAERQLLERGFPAATLERMRATFGLEMEQ
- the LOC117147360 gene encoding protein BUD31 homolog, which codes for MPKVRRSRKPPPDGWELIEPTLEELEQKMREAETEPHEGKRITESLWPIFKIHHQKTRYIYDLFYRRKAISRELYDYCLKEKIADGNLIAKWKKSGYENLCCLRCIQTRDTNFGTNCICRVPKCKLEEGRIVECVHCGCRGCSG